AGAACTATATCAAGGATGGGCGGGAATGCATTGTGCATACGGTAAAAACCCCCGTAAAAGATGAAAAAGGTACTGTTGTTGGTATCTTAGGTATATTCTGGGAGAAAAAATAGCCGTATAAATTTATTTATTGCTTTTATTATCATACTATGATATGAGAATAGAGCGAAAGTCCTGGTTTTCTTAAATTTGTTGAAGATGAACGAGGAAATGGAAATTATTAAAAGGAATATTGAGGGGGATAGGAAAGGGTATATGGAAGAACTAACTGATATAGAAAAATTAAGATTTGAAGATTTACATGTATCAGAAGAACTACGAAAAGCAATTAAAGATATGGGTTTTGAAGAAGCCACTCCAATACAGTATCAAGCTATTCCCTATATATTAAAAGGAAAAGATATCATTGGGCAAGCCCAGACAGGCACCGGGAAGACTGCAGCGTTTGGGATTCCCACACTCGAAATGATAGATCCTGGTACCAGAGAATTACAAGCGATAATTTTATGTCCTACAAGGGAATTGGCAATCCAGGTTGCCGAAGAGATGAAAAAATTATCAAAATATAAAAAGGCCATTGAGATTTTGCCGATCTACGGAGGGCAACCTATAGAACGTCAAATTAAGGCATTAAAAAAAGGTGTGCAAATTATTATTGGTACTCCGGGGCGTGTTATGGACCACATGAACCGCCGTACGCTAAAAATGGATGCCGTAAGAATAATCATATTGGATGAGGCGGATGAGATGTTGGATATGGGGTTTCGGGAAGATATCGAATTTATTATGGAGAAAATCTCCAGGAAGAGACAAACCATTCTCTTCTCCGCAACTATGCCTCAGGCTATTTTAGATTTGACAAAAAAATATCAAAACGATCCGCAATTTATAAAGGTTGTGCACAAGGAACTTACAGTTCCGTATATTGAGCAATTTTATTTTGAGGTAAAAGAGCAAGCGAAATTAGAGACACTATCCCGCTTAATCGATATCTATAATTTAAAATTATCACTGGTATTTTGTAACACAAAAAGGCGGGTAGATGACCTGGTGGAACATCTCCAGGCAAGAGGATACCTGGCTGATGGTTTGCATGGGGATATGAGACAATCACAAAGAAATAGCGTTATGTCCAAGTTCAGGAAAGGAACTATCGAAATTCTGATAGCAACTGACGTAGCAGCCCGGGGAATTGATGTAGAGGATATAGAAGCTGTCTTTAACTATGATGTGCCGCATGATGAAGAATACTATGTACACAGGATAGGAAGAACGGGCAGGGCGGGAAGGAAAGGTCGCTCATTTACCTTTGTTGTAGGGAGAGAGATTTATCAGATAAAGGATATACAACGATATGCGAAGACGAAAATTACACCTCAAAAGATTCCTTCTCTTGGTGACGTAGAAGAAATTAAAACAAATTTACTTTTAGGGAAAGTAAAAGAAACAATTAATGAAGGGCATTTAGGGAAATACATTCACTGGGTTGAAGGCCTGGCTGGTGAAGATTATACCTCCATAGATATTGCCGCATCTTTATTAAAAATAATTGTAGGGGAAAAGAGTAAACAAGCACCAACACAAGAGGAAGATTTTAGAGATACAGGACCCGCAACATCAGAAATGGTGAGATTGTTTATTAATGCGGGGAGCAAGCAGAAAGTACAAGTTAAGGATATTGTCGGAAGCATTGCCGGTGAAACAGGTCTTTCCGGCAAGATAATCGGAGCTGTTGATATTTTTGACAATTATACTTTTGTAGAAGTGCCGAAAGAGTACGCAGAAGATATCCAGGACGCCATGAAAGATATTAAAATCAAAGGGAAGAAGATTATTATAGAACCTGCCAGCCAAAAAACAACCGGAACAGCATCTCAGAAATCTTATGGGAAAAAAGGTAGACGGCGCAGGAAATAATTGTACATGAGAGCCGATTATTTTGTGATATTTTCTTCTGGTATTACTCTTCTGATGTGGGGCCTTTGGGGCTTTTTCGGAAAACTTGCAATTGAAAGAAACATGTCACCGGTCTCTATCTTTCTAGCCGAAGCGCTTATTTGCCTGATGTGTGCAGTATTTGTTTTCCTGTTTTTTTTCCGTACGGAAAATTTTCTTCCATGGCGCACGTCCTGGAATATATTTGGTTTCTTATCCGGAGTAAGTTTGGCTTTGGGTCTTGTGTTCTATTATTTTGCGCTCCAAAGAGGCCATGCAAGTCTGGTCGTGCCCTTAACTTCCCTGTATCCTGCTGTGACAGTAGTTCTGAGCTATGCAATTCTCGCTGAGCGACCAAGCTTAACCCAGTGGATTGGACTCATACTGATTCTTATCGGTGCATTTCTTTTGCTCTCAGGTCCGATTGAGGGCAGGCAAGACAACTATAGATAACTTTATGAGAATTATGGTATATCCTGGTTTACAATCTCATGGAATGTAGAGGAAATTCAAAGTTTCTCGCTATGCCATGAACATACCCCTAACCCCTCTCAAGAGGGGAATCGGAGAAGTCCCCTCCCGGGAGGGGATTAAGGGGTGGGTAAAAGTCGCTGGGTTTCTCCCTTTAAAACCCAACCTAATTAAATTGTATAGGAATTTTCATTTTATGTAAGCGGTTTTCAAGGTGGCACGGACAAACCCTGTCCCTGTATGTCTTAAGCAGGGATCGTTTGTCCGTGCTTGCTTCAAATGCCAACGTGGATAGGGAATATAACGCACTGACAAACAGAGTTTGTCAGTGCCACCCTTGACTAAACGACAACTTGACGTACATAGTAAAAGAATAACGACGGGGCATTTCTCCTTAAGTTATCTATAATATGCAACTTGATGATAAGAAAGCGATCTTCGGATGGAGTATGTATGATTGGGCTAATTCGGCTTTTGCTACCACCGTTATGGCTGGATTTTTTCCCATTTTTTTTAAACAATACTGGAGTATTGGCGTTGATACCACGATAACTACAGCGAGGTTAGGATTTGCAAATTCGGCCGCAAGTATGATTATAGGTTTAGGAGCGCCCATATTAGGAGCCATTGCTGACAAGGGGACTTCGAAAAAGAAATTTCTTTTCTTCTTTGCTTATATGGGTGCAGTGATGACTTCATGTCTGTGCATGGTCTCTCAGGGTAACTGGCCGGTAGCCATTCTTCTGTATATCTTTGCAACTATTGGATTCTTAGGAGGGAATATCTTCTACGATGCATTGATCACAAGCGTGGCATCCGGGAAGAAGTTGGACTTTGTCTCCGGACTAGGTTTTTCTTTGGGATATCTGGGAGGTGGTATCCTTTTCGCATTCAATGTGTGGATGGTTCTCAATGCTAAAATATCTGGATTTTCAGATACCGGGAAAGTAATAAAATCCTCATTCCTTTCCGTGGGCATCTGGTGGGCTGTATTTTCTATCCCTCTTTTCCTTTTTGTAAAAGAACCTAAAAATACTGAGATAAAATTACCGGTAACTATGGTAAAAGCAGGTTTTACCCAATTAAGAAAAACATTTCAGAACGTCCGGCATTTAAAGACGGTTTTTCTCTTTCTTATGGCCTATTGGTTCTATATTGATGGGGTAAATACTATTGTCTACATGGCGATAGATTATGGTATTTCTATAGGCCTCGAATCCCGTGATTTAATTGTTGCATTACTTATCACGCAATTCATTGGGTTTCCATCTGCTTTGGGGCTTGTTTATCTTGGCGGTAAGATTGGCGCCAGATATGCTATCTTTATCGCTCTTGCAATTTATTTATTTGTTTCCTTCTATGGCGCTTTTGTGCAAAGTAAGAATGAATTCTATATATTAGCTATTACCATTGGTTTGGTTCAGGGCGGCATTCAGGCATTGAGCCGTTCATACTATGCAAAAATAATTCCTGTTAACAAATCAGCCGAGTATTTTGGCTTTTATAATATGGTAGGTAAATTTGCTGCTGTTATTGGCCCTGCCTTTATTGGTGGAATCAATCTGATGATGAGATCTCTTGGGTATAGCAGTGATAGTGCATCGCGATTTGGTATTTCGTCTGTTTCGCTCTTTTTTATTATTGGTGGAATCTTGTTCTCTCTTGTAAATGAAGAAAAAGGGCGGAAAGAGTTGAAATACTTATCTCAGGATTCTGTTTAGAATTTTTCGTAAGATGGAAAATATTTTCTTTTTATCTTTCATTTCCTCTATTATGCGGTATAGTATACCTAAGAGAAAACAGTACTACTGTACGAGATTTTTTATAAATTACCTGATTGCAAGGTAACTATCAGATTGATAAAAAATTTAAAAATCTGCTTATGATATCTGATTTATGAATCTTTTATAGCAAAGAGATCCCCCATCGAATTAAAAAGGAATCCTAACCTTATAGATACTGTAAAGGTGGGGTATACGTATAGTTCCCACACAATCGTGCTGCATCGATCTTTATTAAGGGCAACTCATCTTTTTTTTGATATCCAAATTCAATCTCCAGGTACTTCCGATACACTGCCTCCAGATATCTTAGATCTACTCCATATACTGTTTTATTGTTACATAAGGTAGTCTTCAACAATTGTATAAGCTCTTGGATTTTCGCATAAATCTATACGTAGGTTCTTTCGATAACAGAATTTGTATGGCATGTATTTTAACTTTTTAGACTATGGTGTTTAAAATTTGTAACTGTTTTTACATTGGTTTATTTGTGAGGATAAATCGTAGGCAAGGGCTTTAAAGAATAGAAAGGAGATACGCGTGAATATTTACGTAGGTAACTTACCACATGATGTTAGTGAAGATGATTTACGACAAGCTTTTGAGGTTTTTGGAAAGGTAACATCCGCTACTGTTATAAAAGACATATTCAGCGGGACATCAAAAGGGTTTGGGTTTGTGGAAATGCCTGCTAAAGCTGAAGCACAGGCTGCAATCAATGGCTTGAATAGCAAAGAATTAAAAGGAAAAATGATTGTCGTTAATGAGGCTCGTCCACGTGAAGAAAAACGAAGGGGCGGCGGTGGCGGTGGAAGAGGTAGCAGTAGCGGCGGTGGCAGGGGTGGAAGATACGGTAGTAGTGGCAGCGGTGGAAGGCGACGTTTCTAATAAAGATACCATGCGGAATAACGCAGGATATCATGTTAC
The genomic region above belongs to Candidatus Jettenia caeni and contains:
- a CDS encoding RNA helicase, with the protein product MEIIKRNIEGDRKGYMEELTDIEKLRFEDLHVSEELRKAIKDMGFEEATPIQYQAIPYILKGKDIIGQAQTGTGKTAAFGIPTLEMIDPGTRELQAIILCPTRELAIQVAEEMKKLSKYKKAIEILPIYGGQPIERQIKALKKGVQIIIGTPGRVMDHMNRRTLKMDAVRIIILDEADEMLDMGFREDIEFIMEKISRKRQTILFSATMPQAILDLTKKYQNDPQFIKVVHKELTVPYIEQFYFEVKEQAKLETLSRLIDIYNLKLSLVFCNTKRRVDDLVEHLQARGYLADGLHGDMRQSQRNSVMSKFRKGTIEILIATDVAARGIDVEDIEAVFNYDVPHDEEYYVHRIGRTGRAGRKGRSFTFVVGREIYQIKDIQRYAKTKITPQKIPSLGDVEEIKTNLLLGKVKETINEGHLGKYIHWVEGLAGEDYTSIDIAASLLKIIVGEKSKQAPTQEEDFRDTGPATSEMVRLFINAGSKQKVQVKDIVGSIAGETGLSGKIIGAVDIFDNYTFVEVPKEYAEDIQDAMKDIKIKGKKIIIEPASQKTTGTASQKSYGKKGRRRRK
- a CDS encoding putative transporter protein, coding for MQLDDKKAIFGWSMYDWANSAFATTVMAGFFPIFFKQYWSIGVDTTITTARLGFANSAASMIIGLGAPILGAIADKGTSKKKFLFFFAYMGAVMTSCLCMVSQGNWPVAILLYIFATIGFLGGNIFYDALITSVASGKKLDFVSGLGFSLGYLGGGILFAFNVWMVLNAKISGFSDTGKVIKSSFLSVGIWWAVFSIPLFLFVKEPKNTEIKLPVTMVKAGFTQLRKTFQNVRHLKTVFLFLMAYWFYIDGVNTIVYMAIDYGISIGLESRDLIVALLITQFIGFPSALGLVYLGGKIGARYAIFIALAIYLFVSFYGAFVQSKNEFYILAITIGLVQGGIQALSRSYYAKIIPVNKSAEYFGFYNMVGKFAAVIGPAFIGGINLMMRSLGYSSDSASRFGISSVSLFFIIGGILFSLVNEEKGRKELKYLSQDSV
- a CDS encoding RNA-binding protein, which encodes MNIYVGNLPHDVSEDDLRQAFEVFGKVTSATVIKDIFSGTSKGFGFVEMPAKAEAQAAINGLNSKELKGKMIVVNEARPREEKRRGGGGGGRGSSSGGGRGGRYGSSGSGGRRRF